The following are encoded in a window of Cuculus canorus isolate bCucCan1 chromosome 39, bCucCan1.pri, whole genome shotgun sequence genomic DNA:
- the LOC104065391 gene encoding protein-glutamine gamma-glutamyltransferase K, whose amino-acid sequence MPEADPRLDAGRWAGASLRPRTERSSRAPRPPPRGFWRRLGGCCGCCRRRKRDWDPPPGEIPGRRPPQPPRPGLLVPRGLVVASRSDRDAHHTAEFDASRPVLRRGQRFGLRVLLPRPFDPDDDELCVELTLGPNPQVAKGTHVLIPLGETSATGWTAEREEGVEPEEGAGLPGGHALSLALAAPPDAPIGRYHLSLKSRTRAGSFAAPFDDANDFYLLFNPWCPDDQVYMEETNDLNEYVLNESGRIFYGTENQISERAWNYGQFDPGVLDACLYILDRRGMPHSARGDPVMVSRVISAMVNSLDDNGVLVGNWTGEYGQGTNPSAWAGSVDILRSYHASGAPVRYGQCWVFAGVMTTVLRCLGLPTRTVTNYNSAHDTDVSLTTDIYFDENMRPLERLNTDSVWNFHVWNDCWMKRPDLPDGYDGWQVVDATPQETSSGLFCCGPCSVTAVKNGEVFLKYDTPFVFAEVNSDKVYWQRQPSGAFAVVHVEEGAIGRRISTLGAGSGARVDVTHQYKHPEGSEEERRAVSTATSHGSRPRNRGSPSTGEVSVTLGTGPTVAGAELELRVVAKNEGLEPRTLLLRLSLCAVRYTGVAGAAFRQEQHRRAVPPGQEETVTMAVPYSEYGPHVGDQDALKLTAAGAVEETGQVVAKELRVRLHSPELTLTLLAAAVVGQETPVQVVFQNPLPDTLSGATLRMEGAGISCPKPIQIGPVGPGQTVRLRQPVVPLRPGLRRLAAALESPRLATLHGALQLDVAPDPTGSTGNDGGATSRGRRRGRRRGATNAGSTGG is encoded by the exons ATGCCGGAGGCCGACCCACGCCTGGACGCGGGGCGCTGGGCGGGCGCGAGCCTCCGCCCGCGGACAGAGAGGTCCTCTCGTGCCCCACGACCGCCGCCACGCGGGTTCTGGCGCCGCCTCGGCggctgctgcggctgctgccGACGTCGCAAGCGCGATTGGGACCCTCCGCCCGGAGAAATCCCGGGGAGAcgccccccacagcccccccggCCCG GTCTCCTGGTGCCTCGGGGCTTGGTGGTGGCCTCGAGGTCGGACCGCGACGCTCACCACACGGCGGAATTCGACGCCTCTCGCCCCGTCCTGCGCCGTGGACAACGCTTCGGGCTCCGCGTCCTCCTCCCTCGGCCCTTCGACCCCGACGACGACGAGCTCTGCGTCGAGCTCACCCTCG GCCCCAACCCGCAGGTGGCCAAAGGCACCCACGTCCTCATCCCCTTGGGCGAGACCTCGGCCACCGGTTGGACGGCGGAACGCGAGGAAGGGGTGGAGCCTgaggaaggggcggggcttcCGGGTGGCCACGCCCTCAGCCTCGCTCTGGCCGCACCTCCTGACGCCCCCATCGGACGTTACCACCTCAGCCTCAAGAGCCGAACCCGCGCCGGATCCTTCGCCGCCCCCTTTGACGACGCCAACGATTTCTACCTCCTCTTCAACCCGTGGTGCCCCG ATGACCAGGTCTACATGGAGGAGACGAACGACCTTAACGAGTATGTCCTTAACGAGAGTGGACGCATCTTCTACGGCACCGAGAACCAAATCTCCGAGCGCGCCTGGAACTACGGGCAG TTTGACCCGGGGGTGCTGGACGCCTGCCTCTACATCCTGGACCGCCGAGGGATGCCCCACAGCGCCCGAGGAGACCCCGTGATGGTGTCCCGCGTCATCTCCGCcatg gtGAACTCCTTGGATGACAATGGGGTCCTGGTGGGCAACTGGACGGGCGAGTACGGCCAAGGCACCAACCCCTCGGCCTGGGCCGGTTCCGTGGACATCCTGCGCTCCTACCACGCCTCGGGCGCCCCCGTGCGCTACGGACAGTGCTGGGTCTTTGCCGGCGTCATGActactg TGCTGCGCTgcctgggcctccccacccgcaccGTCACCAACTACAACTCCGCGCACGACACCGACGTCTCCCTCACCACCGACATCTACTTCGACGAGAACATGCGGCCCCTGGAGCGCCTCAACACCGACTCCGTCTg GAACTTCCATGTGTGGAATGACTGTTGGATGAAGCGCCCGGACCTCCCCGATGGCTACGATGGGTGGCAGGTGGTGGACGCCACCCCCCAGGAGACCAGCAGCg GTCTGTTCTGCTGCGGCCCTTGCTCGGTGACGGCGGTGAAGAATGGCGAAGTCTTCCTCAAGTACGACACCCCCTTTGTCTTCGCCGAG GTGAACAGCGACAAGGTCTACTGGCAGCGGCAGCCCAGCGGGGCCTTCGCCGTGGTGCACGTGGAGGAAGGGGCCATCGGGCGCCGCATCAGCACTTTGGGCGCGGGGTCGGGCGCCCGCGTGGACGTCACCCACCAATACAAACACCCCGAGG GCTCGGAGGAGGAACGTCGCGCCGTCTCCACCGCCACATCCCACGGCTCCCGGCCCCGCAACCGGGGGTCACCATCCACGGGAGAGGTATCGGTGACGCTGGGGACGGGTCCTACGGTGGCCGGTGCCGAGTTGGAGCTGCGGGTGGTGGCCAAGAACGAGGGCTTGGAGCCACGGACTCTTCTCCTCCGCCTCTCGCTCTGCGCCGTCCGCTACACCGGCGTCGCTGGCGCCGCCTTCCGCCAGGAGCAACACCGCCGCGCGGTGCCACCGGGGCAAG AGGAGACAGTGACCATGGCGGTGCCGTACTCTGAGTACGGCCCCCACGTGGGCGACCAGGACGCCCTGAAGCTGACGGCTGCCGGCGCTGTGGAGGAGACGGGACAAGTGGTGGCCAAGGAGTTGCGGGTCCGACTGCACTCGCCTGAGCTCACCCTGACG CTGTTGGCAGCGGCCGTGGTGGGTCAGGAGACACCGGTGCAGGTGGTTTTCCAGAACCCTCTGCCGGACACGTTGAGCGGAGCCACTCTGCGCATGGAGGGCGCCGGCATCTCCTGCCCCAAACCCATCCAGATCGG gCCGGTGGGACCGGGGCAGACGGTTCGGCTTCGTCAGCCGGTGGTTCCTCTCCGTCCCGGTCTCCGACGCTTGGCGGCCGCTCTGGAAAGTCCTCGACTGGCGACCCTTCACGGCGCCCTCCAACTGGACGTAGCGCCCGAtccaactgggagcactgggaacgaCGGCGGCGCCACCTCCCGAGGCCGCAGGAGGGGGAGGCGCCGTGGGGCCACCAATGCCGGCAGCACcggggggtga